The genome window TTCACTTGTTGACTGCGGCACTGCACATTAAAAATGGATCACAAGTGCGGGCCAGACGGGCGTGCCCTAAATggagcgcacgcacgcacaaggGGGGGCGTGGGCCGATGCTGCAGTGCAGGTGGTCCGGCTTGAGCTGGGCTGCAGAGACCACGCCCTGAATGCCTCGTGTGCAACATGAGAGTGGCATCATTGCCTTTTTCCTGATTTAATGTCAACATTATAAATAAGGGTGGGAAAAGTACACAAATTTGAAGACAAGTATAAAAAtgataagaaaaaatatttaacattttattattctattaattattttttcattattatatgATTCTTTATTATtctatttgtattattattattaagtatAATAAAtgataagaaaaaatatttaacattttattgttctattaattattttgtaaattagAATTCCATTTTTCCACATCTGAAAATGTCCTGGCTCATCTGTACAATTTAAAAGTCTAATAACGCCCTCGTGCATAAAATTTGACCCGCCCATGTCTGGTAAAGATCCTCACATGATCACACCACACCATTGCAACatgtcgatttttttttttacttcaccaCGCctccactaggtggcagtagACACCGCAGAACAAATACTTGAGTCATGTGTGGACTCACCCGTCCAGCTGAGTCCCAGATGGTCAGCGACAATGGCCATGCGGAGGTCCGTTCTCTCGCAGGGACTCTGAGGACCTAAAACCGGGCAGTGcagcacaaaaaataattagaaaTTGCAGCTGGATGAATAAATCTAACAAAAAGAGAATGCTGAGAATGAGACGACACACAAAGGCGCTCTGGTGAGTCATTAGTTGTAGTGTTGGTGGATAAAACTAAGAAGACTAATTTGAGCTCACTGTCTCAACTTTTCTGGCCAAACTATTCTCAATCACTTTCAGTTGAAGAGTGGACACCCCATGATATTTATTATGATGCATAATCCATGCATGTGAGGCCAGAAAAGCACTTAGGGTGTAACGTCGGCTAATATTGTTAGTAGTTAAGTTTCACATCACAAACCATCAGGCAACATTCCCCCGGCTGACGAAAGCAACTACCGGCCGGCGCTTGACATCAGGAGGCTGAACTCACGCAAAGTGCCCGATTGTCAAGTTGGGGTCGATGAATTGTTTTCGTAGTGCACCCAAGAGTCCAAACATCACCAAGATCAGGCAAGCAGACTTAAACCAACACGTCACAATCTGACAAATCATCCGACAAATTGACTACTTTGAGAAGGCTAGAACTGAAAACCTAGACAACTTAAAAGAAAGACTTTCGCTAATTCCAGACCGTACCTTCCACTAAAATATCAAGAACAGAACTCACCCTGTGCAGGGCTTCATCAGACAACACAAGGATGACACAAACAAGAGAACGCTACACAACAAGAGCACCCACAACAGCTACATGCATAAGAGAAGATACACAAGGTGTTTACAAAAAGTTTACAAACTAGTCGTGTTTGCCGTGACGGGAATCGTGATCAAGCTCACTCCCTTCATCCTTCTGCTCCTCCCACTCGATTGTCGGCCTACTCTTCCTCCACAGGGTGGAGGGTGTGGATGTGGTGCCAGTGGTGCCGATGCAGGTGGAGCTAGCGGTGCGTGCAGGGCAGAAACACCTAGAAGCTCGTCTAGATGGTTCTGAAAAGGACGTGTCCCTGCAGTTCTCTCGGTCTTCAATGGAAGGTGATGCCCGGTTCTGACTTTTGTTCAGATTCCTTGGGAATGGTTGGGTCCAGAAAGTAACCTATCGATATGTCCTTTGCTTGAGTGTTAATATGAATCTTAATTGTGCGAGTCTCCAATGGCTTTCACTACTGGGATTTTAgatcaaaaaaatcaattctgTCAAAACCTGGACTTGCATATGTCTCTGGATTCTGTGCTTCTTAATGCTACATTcgtaaaaatgaataaataagggTAATATCGATACCAGAAACCTAAAACTGCCAATCTGTGATCTTAAATAAAGTGGAGGTCGCTACCGGTGTTTAGTGTTTGTTGGTCGGTCACTTCTTGAGAAGGTGCAGAGGGAGAATTTGGGTTACCCAAATCCTTGAAAGTGTCCAAAAGTTTGTCCAAAGGACTTGTGTCATTTATAAAATAATCTGTTAGATAATTCGAGCAATTTGCATAGTTTACAAGATCAGAATTTGAACCTGAAGCTATGATATTAAAATCATCTAAAGTGCTTGGACAGTCAAAATGACTTTCAGTAGTCTTATCAGATGTTCTGAATGTGGTGAATTTGGTGTTGGTGGTTGTGTCTCCGCCAGCGGCGTTTGGTATTTCTAACGGGACCGTAGTCGCCTGTACAGGGACTTGAGGGAAAACTACAGGGACACACATGGGGTCTTGATCGCTGTCGTCTACCTCTGTGTCCCTGACCCTGTACTTGCCCGCGGCGTAGGAATGCTCACCAATTTGAAAAAACTGGAGCCTCTCCTCCACCATGTCCCTCTTGCTCATGTCAATCGCACCACTGCGCGTCATCTCAAACATCTTTCCCTCGTGGAACGGGAAGGGGTTGGGCTCACTCGTCGGCGTGCTATCGTCCGTCGGCGTGCGAGCAGGGGTGCTGTCAGGCGTGGTGGCTTGAGATTGCTCGTCGACGGCTCGTCCGAAAGGCTTTGGCTCACCGTTGCTGGCCTGCGTTCCTCCCATGTCGACGATATCTTCTTCAGCGCCTTTACTCGGCCAGGGGTCAAAGTCCAACCCTTTGGTCGCAACAGTCTTAAATGGTGAATTGAACTCCTCTTCTAACTTATAGCTAAAGTATGTTTCTGAAAATCCCTCTTTAGCTGAAAGTTTCTGTCCATTCATATCAACGCTGTCTTTTGGAACATCATTCCCACCATCTGATGCTATGTCTTTCTGGTCCTTCAGACATTCTTCTGGGGTTTTCTCCTCTTCAATAACTTCTAGTTTAGTTTGAGGAAAAGAGCGGTCTAAGGGCCTGAAAGAGTCCGTCGCCCAGACATCTCGCCTGCTGTCCAGACCGGCTAAGGATTTCAAGTCGGCTTGTTCGTACATACCATCGTCCTCATCTTGAAGGTCGTACCCATCTAGGGAGTCTATCTCTGTGGCATCAGTGTCGTGAGAAAATTCAGCTGTTGTGGCTAGCGAACAGTCCGTTATGGACTGGTCGTTTCCGTTTTGTTCACATTCATAGTCCTCCCCGTTGCCGTTGGAACCATTGGAACCGTTAGAACCGTTGATTCCAATCAGAGGTTCATTGttgtttccatttttgtcatgttttttctgGTTTTCCTTCTCCCTCCTCTGTTGATCCTCTTCCCGAGGAGCTTTGAAAGTAAATTTCTTGGAGGGAATCGGGTGAAAGACTGACTCTTCATCAGCGTCATCGTCCCCATTGGACTGACTGTCGTCCACCTCAGGCGGCACTGGGGAGGGGGGCTGAATACGTATTATTGGTTCAATCAGCATCTTCTCCTGTTCTTCCTGTAAATTCACCTCCATCATTTCTGTCTCAGTTTCTGACGAAGCACAAGAACCTTTTCTGTCTGGATCAGAAGTCTCTGAGAGGTCCAACGGCGGTGGAGGAGGAAATTCAATGTATGCAACACCTTTGTCTTTAGAGGTCTCCTGTCCAGCTTTCTCATCATATCCATTAAGGATGGAGCTATTCTCTAATCTCGGATAGTTATCAGTCATTAGCGCTTCCTgcatgttagcattagctaaGTCAGCACTGATGCTAGTTTGGATTCCAGGTGTGGTCTTTTGAAAAGAGATGATGGCTTTTCCTTGGTCATCTTGTTCCAATTCCTCAGGTACCTCCATGATTGGGCTGGGTTTATCTGGCATCAATTCCATAAAGCCATCAGGGGTCTTGGCGGTGAGGTCATAGCTGACCTCTTCAGAGCTGGGGGTGTCTGGCGTAACGGGGCTTTTCCCTGAGCTATCTATGAAGGATATCTGTTCTAGGGTGTCATCATCTGGGCTGAGGGGACCAAGTCCAGAAACTGACTTTTGTTTCACAGCATGCAGCCCCCCTTTGGCCTCCCTTTCAGCCTGGCGGCCAACCTGAAGACTAACATAAACAGGTAGCCTTTTAATGCCTTTGAAATTTTCTTTGGTTGCTGCGGCAGCTGGAGGCGTTATGACTTCTTCCAGAATGTCTTTGGAACAGAGTAAGTTATTCGAATTTGAATCTTTGGGGATGTTATCAAGGATttcaaatgtaacattttcatttggtaGGGTGGCGCTTGCCCCgaggcttttatttttagataaCGTGGGAATCTGTGAAGGTTTTGTTACCGGATATTTCTTAGGCGGGTCATTGTCATTAGAATTGAATGTGGTTCTTATAGGAATTTGAGTATCAGACTTTTTTCttaagtttttatttattacgtCGTCGCTATCTATTCTTGAAACGTCTGTTGTGACTTTGTTAGCGTCGCTATTTATCTccgaaaatgttttttgtggtGACACATTAGGGacgtttttgtttgaaaacagTTTTGGGGACTTGGGTGACGTCAAAGCGCTATCTGCTGCgtcttcattattattttggatTCTTTCCTCCTGTGATGTTTCAGTaacttttgatgttttttgatCTGTAAAAAAATGGTAAACTGGGAGTTTGCTTTCCTGTAATTTCTTTACAGAAGGTTTTGGTTGAACCGGAGGGGGTGTTTTGCTTGGCCGAGACTGGGGTTGTTTCTGAGACTCAGATTCAAACTTCATCCTCACAGAAGTAACTTTGGATGTTGATTTTATGTGGGAAGGAGAGGAGGGCTCAGACTCACAGGTCTTAGATTGTTGGCTTTTCTGAGGACTACTTGGCAAGCTAgaacttttcttttcagcaGGTAAAACTCGACCAAATGTTTTAGTAACGGAAGGATCCGCGAGTTTGGTTTTACTGAACGTTTCATCCCCCGCCTTAGTTTTTTGAGGGCTGCTGCATGCTGAGCTCGGCCAGGACCTGGGCTCTTTGAGTTCTCGTCGGACGGGCTTTCTTTCAGGTGACTGAAGTTCATCGTTTAGCTTTTCTGTTTTATCACGGAAAAATTGGGAAACCTCACAGAGTTTTTCTTCCGCTTCTTTTACAGTTTGATCAACCCTGTCCTCATAGAGGAGCTTGTCCCTGCTCCTGTCATGTTTATCCTCAGTAAATCTCATCCAGACTGCATGTTTGGGGCTACCTTGTTCAGTTGAATAATGGAGCACTGTAACTTTATCAAACTGGGGTGATTCGTCTCTTTGCATAAATGTTCCTGCTTTCGGGGAGCCATCTTTTGAGGACTTGGATACAAACTCCCTTTTAGGACTGTCTTGCTGCTCAgatgtttggttcctgtcagTCTTCATTGCCGAATCTTCTGAATCGTCTGATTGACGTGTCGAGGATGAGTCGAGTTTTTCGGAATGGAGCATTTTTTCAGCAAACCTGTAGGACTCGCCTCTGACCTCAGATAGCTCATCGTCACAGTATTCTATGGAATGCTGACTCAGCAGTTTTAGGGCTTTGTAGGAATCATCAGCTATGAGTTGAGCAGAGCTCGGCCGACTGTCCTCTTCCTGCGAAACCGGTGTATTAACACGAGATGTTTCCAGAAAATGGGGCAGGTATTCTTCAGCAATCagttcctcctcttcctgttgGCTCTCATCATAATCAAGCAGTTCCTTTATAGACTCCCCTTTATAGACGTACAGCTCAGGATGTTTCTTCGTTTCCCTGATATAAACTTCTGTGGGCTCGGATGTGCAGTGACCTTTCTCAATATGTACCTCGATTATCCGCTCGACTTTGGGTTTGGATTTATTGTCCCTGTCGAGAAATCTCGGCGACAGCTCGTCGCCTTTGACCGAGTCTTGGTTAGCTTTATGCTCAAACAGGCCCGCCAGTTCTTTGGACGGGTCCCGACCAGACTGGAAGGCTTTCATGATGTCTCGCACTGACATGCCTTCCTCAATCCCCTCTGTGGTGTCAGGCTTATGATAGACCATTCTGGTTGTCGTGGTAAtatgtgtttcttctttaaGACACATGCTCATTGAGTCCTCATCTGTCATTTGGATGGGGGCGACTGAGCTTCCTGAAGCTGCCCCTGACTCAGCAGAAGGAAGAGCAGACACAGGCTCCTCCACAAAGAAAGGCTCATCTGAGATGCTCTGACTGTAGAGATCTTCTAACCTGGTCTCAGACACACTGGGAGGGATGGAAGCATCAGTAAATAAAGGCTTGGCTTCTGTACTTTCTGCACTCTGGGGAGCAGAGGGGGTCTTTTCACTTCTAGTCTCAAAACCGCTGTCAGATAGCGGACTCTTATCCTGCTCATGAGACAGCTCCTCTGGGGATTCGAGAATGGTGTCACCCCCTGGATAAGCCTCGGCTAGTTTGCTTAGGTCTTTCTCGGACGGAGACCTGAGCATGCCAGACACCGGCGGaggcatttttaatttgtgctCCTGTATAGTCATGGAAGGCTTCAGAATgcgtttttgtttctcttcccCTTCCGTCTCCTCGTACCTGCCCTTCAACTCTGCCATTTTAGAGAGAGAGCTAGCCCCAATAGTGTTAGTTAAATAGTCGACCACTTTAGCTAAATCGAGGTCATTGTTCGACTGGTGCTTAAGTAGACGTGAGCTCTCGTCAGAGAGAACGTTTCTTCGGGCCTCCTCAATCTCATCTACAGAGAATTCCTCCCACCCATCCTCTACATTCTCTTTACTTTCATTCCCAATGTCCTTTTGTAGGATCTCGCTCACCTTCACTAAATCTTTCTTCACTTTCTCAACAAGCGTGTACGGCTCATCGTCCTCTAACTTGGTCTCACGAGGAGTGCTTATGCGTGACGTTTGGACCGTTTTGGCAGCCGTCTGTGGGTCTGTCTGTAAGATGGCTGTCATTCTCATCAGGTCTTCTTTCATGTCTGCTACATCTTTTAATATCTCCTGGTTGGAGGTGGCGGCAGTGTGGACGATGGGCGGCGTGATGTAGGGAGGCGATTTCAACTGGGAGTTAATTTTGGAGGCTGTAACGCACGACGACATGGAGGAAGAGGGGGAGGTGCGAAGGGAATCGGGAAGCGCCATTTTGAGAGAGCCTGGTCCTGGTTTAACGGGGGTCTCTGGCATGACGCTAACCAACGAGTAGACAGGTACGGTCACTGTGTTTGAGGTCACTGCAGGTACTGAGGAGGCGGCGGTAGATCTCAGAGAACTGTAAGCAGAACTTGCTGGAGCAGATCGAAGAGGGGATGACCGTGATTTAAGTGTGCCATAGCCTGTTGCGGAATAAGAGTCAATGGCTTCATTAATGGCGGCACTGATGCCAGATGTGGCTGCCTGGGTGGTGGCTTGAATCCTCTCCTGGAGGCTTCTCTCCGATAGGAGCCGAGAAGAAGGTGAGGAGGGCGTAGATGAGGACGAGGCATATTTGACAGGCGAAACGTTCCCATTCACCATGGACAATTCCGACGATGCGATGGTTGTCTTTCCGGTCGAGGTCAAAGATGACAAAGAGGTTTTCCCTCCTCGTGTTGACAGGGCTGAATCAGAAGAGGTCTTCAAAGACGACAGGGTGGAGAGGCTTTTAGCAGAGGCAGGACTTGCTGTGTCTATTTTAAAAGGCATACTCGAACTGTAGATGCTGTACGGTTTCTTTGGTGAGACGGGAGTAGTTGTGGACTTGGCCGGTACGTAACCGTTGGGTATGGCGTGAACTGGGGAGGTTCTTGACGTGTAAGGACTTTTGATAGAAGCAGGTTCTGTTGCAGATTTATATGGACTTCCAGAAGAAACAAAGGCGGGGGAAGCCTGGACAGGATACTGACCCTGCTGGATAACAGTTTTAATGGGCGATGGTATAGTCCTGTAAGACCTCACAGGGGACGAAGGGAGGATGTCGTGGGATGGTAGGTTGGTTGCTTGCAATGGAGATCCCATGCTGGCTCCAATTGGAGAACATGCAGGTGTTGGGGAGAAGGGCCAGGACGATTTCAATGGAGAAGCAGCTGCTGAGTTGGCTGGTGCATCGGCAGCGATGACGGGACCGCCCATTCCGCCGAGTTTCGCTTGGCCAGAGGCGGTAAGAGGAGCAGTTGACCATGGGGGGTAAGGTCTGGTTGGAAAGACAGGTTTGTGAGGGTGACCAGCAGGCAGTGCTCTTGCGGCTGGTGTGCTTCTCTCAACTGCTGTTTCTTCAGCGGAATTTAATGATGGAGAAATAAtgggaaaagaaatcaaaatggaTGTGGAGTAACCAAGAAAAATGGGAAAAGATAAGAAGAtgcggaggaagaagaagaagaggtcaGAGGAGGGAGAGTTGGTCAGTGAAGCAGTTCTGTTATTAAAGGAACAACAAACAGCAGTTTCATGAAGATATTTAGGAATTGACGGATTTCATTCAAAACTGTCTTCAGATGTTGCTCTCTCAAACACTGACAACAaccacaacaaaatggatgattgAAATCCAAGCCCAACAAAGcagcaaagtaaaaaaacaacgacAACAGTGGCACTGAATTGGCAACGGAAAGATGGCAGGGATGACTTCAAAAGCAgctcctcttttcagacatgAGACGTTCAGCGTATGGATTCTGCGTCTAATTTCAAACCACTTTAAAAGTGCCTTTTATCTGTTTGGTCCCAACCGATACACATGGCAAATTTCCTTTAACGACAGGTCAGACAAAccctttgccttttttccccccctaaaCTGACAAAATGTCCTCCAAAACTGACGTTTGGTCCATTTTGTCATGCACAGTCAGTAAAAAGATGGTGACAAGCCGAACCAGCCAAACTCAAGAACCCTCCTCACATGCATGGCTCACCCACATAAACCATAAAAAGcttcaaaattcaaatgggACAAACGAAAAAGTAAAGCACATGTTTCTTTGACCACCCCTGTCGACAATGAGAGAGTCAAAGAAAGAACAACCAAAAGCCGGAAGAACTCACAAGCACTGCAAAACAATTCCAAAAAccaatcatgcaaaaaaaaaaaaaaaaagatgtaccATGTCGTAAACAAGCATGTGGACAGTGCATGTTGTGTCAAGAAGAGAAACTTTACTACAACGCCTCGGacatatggattttttttaattttcttgttTGGGATGTTGTtagtgaaaatgacaaaactcaCTCAGTGCAGGCTCGGCCAGATAGCTGTAGCGCTTACGTAAGGCTAGTGAGGCAAAGGTATGACGTCGCTCGGGCTTTTCAGTCTGCAACAAtagcaaacaacacaagttGGCTATCAGGTGAACGCAACTTTGTCCTGACGATTTACAGATTGATTTTTGGGATGAAACAATTGGAACGTGGAACCAATTAAGTAATCTTAAAGGTATTACATTGGATTTATGATGTCATGCAAAAGTCAGCATTTGGTACAAGGGAAAGTGTTACATTTCCCTTGGGGGTAGCGGGCGAGAGTAAGCCTATGCTAAGCAgagcatggggggggggagggggagggagggtgtAGTTTACCTCATCCTCGCCATCTGACTCCATTTCCTGGTTCCCAAGATGCATTGCAGAAACGGGCGGCGAGGGGCGGGGCAAGGGAGACGAGTAACATAATGGAAAGCAGGAAGGGAGGAGGAAAACATCAGcgtgtggggaaaaaaaaaaaaaaaaaaaaagagagagtgaTTTACAGAAGCTCCAGAAGCCACTGTGggcaaatgcaacaaaaaaaaaaacaataaatcaaaaagCGCCATGAGAAATTGCGAGAACATCAATCAAGTCAAGCCAGCCTGAGCAAATGAAAAGTCtttagcccaaaaaaaaaaatccaacggaaaagaaaacagccaATGAGAAGCAACCACGGCGTACAATAAAGAACCAAGAAACATTAAGAGAAGCCTTAAACAGATAAAAGACACACTTTTGGaccttggatttttttttttaccctagCGCCACCGCTACTTCCCTGACGGTGAGGATGCTCATGGAAGtgacaagacaaaaatgatgacTTGATCTTACCTTTTTGGCGGCGGGTAACGTGATGTTCAAGTTGCACACTGCCGTTTGCGGCAGGCCTTTTGTGCTCTTACACTCTTTGAGAAAGGTGAGACGGCCGCACGGCTCCTGGCTGGGGTCTCGAACCTGCGGCCAGGgaggaaatttttttttatgccctGCTTTGTGTGTCCTAATTAAGTGATGAAACACGAAATGTTTAACCAAGCGGGAAATAGGATCGATTGTACACATCGGGTCAATCGATGCCTGTGAACggcgtccattttttttttttcaagtagtAGTGTGCATTTGTGGTACCTTGACGCAGAACGGCAAGCGGTTTTCTTTGAAAGCGTAGAAGTTGAGAACTAACTGCTGACCGCTTTTGGTCAGAGGGGTCAAGTTTCCGTAGCAATCCACATAAATGGGACGACCCTCCAGGACCTGAACACACCCAAAACCGGCCAGAACCGGAAATTTATAAAAGGTTCAAATACACAAGGATCCTTAAGAATGGGCACCTCAATGTCTTTGCTCCTGGCCACCTCCTCAAAGTTCTCCTGCTGCTCCAGGGTCTTGTCCACTTTGTCGTCGGTCATACAGAAGCACCTCAGCCTGGACTCCACCGGGTCGTTCATTTTGGCAAAGACAACAAACTTGGCCATGTAGGGCACGCAGATTAGCTCCCGGTATAACTGCGAGGCCAAGCCCACCGTCTCCGGGATTTGGTGGCAGTCGGCCAGCCAGAACCTGTTCAGAACCACCCGATAAGCAAATGGAAATATATGCGAGAAGAGGCCCGGCCCGGGTTCTCACCGTGCTGAAACGTTGGTTGTGAAAGACACGCAGTCGTTGACAAAGGTGAGGGGAGTCGTGCCGGTGATGTCTTCCCACTGTGCCGGCGACGTTCCACCTACAAGAGAAGGATTGGGTCTTGGGTTCTGGtaccttccaaaaaaaaaaaaacctcctaAAACCACTTCACCTGTGATGCTGCAGAGAAGGCGGAGGCAAGGTGTGCAGTCTCCTTTGTAGCCGTTGGAAAGGCCCTCGCCCGAAAGCGGCGGGACTGGGATGGTCATGGTGATGGGCTTGTGGAACTTCCTCCGTCTGGGCTCCACCGTCACGATGGGGCTGAAGGTGGCACGGTTGCCGAGGATCTTCTTCACAGTTTCGTCGGGTACCGGCTGAGCCTGAGAATCCAGAAAGGATCAGGGTATTTATTTCACGGGAAATTTGAAGGCCTCTAATGTGTGAGACTTACCTGAAGGCCAACTTTGATCTTTTTGGTAAGCGCCCCCTCGGGGAAGGAGGCCTGAACCAATAGGACGCTCCGGCTGCACACAGTCCCGCCCTCGGGTCCCATCTGATGCGTTTCCTGTCTGATGCGGGACACCACGGCAAAGTACTGTGGGAAATCTTTGGTGATGATGCGGCAGATCCTCTTCCTTTGCAACTCCTCTGCACTGTCCAGTTCTAGAAGAACATCCAATGACATTACAAGAAGTGACATTTAGACATCCTGACGTATTTTACCTTCATCCATGCCGTTGAGGAGCTGGCGGAGCTCCTCGGTCTTGCAGTCGTACAGATGCTCCTTCCAGGTTTCTCCGTTCTCGCTTCGCAGAAGGATCAGTTCTCGTTCTTGTCCTCGCATGGAACCAAAGTGGGGGATCTCCACGATCACCGGCCTGGTAGGGAAACGAATCGCATATTGACTCAAGCGACGTTCAAGGAAGATCTCAAAGTTGTTGCTCTACCATCTACACAGAACTAGAGAAGCACAGAAAGTGAACGTGTGAATGGATACGGGTTCTGCCGGGTGTTCAAGCCACGTTTCCACCAAGCGCTACAGCATTTTAAAATCCGCTTGGCAGAAATTAGGCTTTCCATTTGTTCAATGGC of Syngnathus acus chromosome 19, fSynAcu1.2, whole genome shotgun sequence contains these proteins:
- the LOC119137994 gene encoding ankyrin-3-like isoform X29, coding for MAHAASQLKKKADENLVAAEEEREKERKRARRRQRGGDVKKKTDVNACYLRAARAGNLEKALDYLKNGVDINICNQNGLNALHLASKEGHVEVVAELLQQGANVDAATKKGNTALHIASLAGQMEVVKELVTHNANINAQSQNGFTPLYMAAQENHLEVVHYLLEHGSSQSIATEDGFTPLAVALQQGHDQVVSLLLENDTKGKVRLPALHIAARKDDTKAAALLLQSDHNADVESKMMVNRTTESGFTPLHIAAHYGNINVATLLLNRGAAVDFKARNDITPLHVASKRGNGNMVRLLVERGAKIDARTKDGLTPLHCGARSGHEQVVEMLLSRSAPILSKTKNGLSPLHMATQGDHLNCVQLLLHHDAPVDDVTNDYLTALHVAAHCGHYKVAKVIVDKKANPNAKALNGFTPLHIACKKNRVKVMELLLKHGASIQAVTESGLTPIHVAAFMGHENIVHQLINHGASPNTSNVRGETALHMAARAGQSNVVRYLVQNGARVDAKAKDEQTPLHITSRLGKLDIVQLLLANGASPDTTTSSGYTPLHLAAREGHREVAATLLDQGASLGITTKKGFTPLHVAAKYGKLEVANLLLQKNAAADAAGKSGLTPLHVAAHYDNQKVALLLLKQGASPHASAKNGYTPLHIASKKNQLEIATTLLEYGASTNSVTRQGITPLHLASQEGNVDVVTLLLARDASVNAGNKYGLTPLHLAAQEDKVNVAEVLVNHGATIDPETKLGYTPLHVACHYGNVKMVHFLLKNQAKVNGKTKNGYTALHQAAQQGHTHIINLLLHHEASPNELTTNGNSALSIARRLGYISVVDTLKVVTEETLTTQTVTEKHKMNVPETMNEVLDMSDDDACKANAPEMITEDYLSDVDEEMDCESICISYSCDDAMTGDTDKYLAPQDLRELGDDSLPQEGYMGFSVGARSQSPKVSLRSFSSDRSNALNRSSFTRDSMMIEEMLAPSKEMMLCKEKSFIVEHNKRLAMAKDGDSDSLKRYSWTPDATDNVNLVSSPVHSGFSSPLPQYDSRFLVSFMVDARGGSMRGSRHNGMRIIIPPRKCTAPTRITCRLVKRHKLASPPPMVEGEGLASRLVEVGPAGAHFLGPVIVEIPHFGSMRGQERELILLRSENGETWKEHLYDCKTEELRQLLNGMDEELDSAEELQRKRICRIITKDFPQYFAVVSRIRQETHQMGPEGGTVCSRSVLLVQASFPEGALTKKIKVGLQAQPVPDETVKKILGNRATFSPIVTVEPRRRKFHKPITMTIPVPPLSGEGLSNGYKGDCTPCLRLLCSITGGTSPAQWEDITGTTPLTFVNDCVSFTTNVSARFWLADCHQIPETVGLASQLYRELICVPYMAKFVVFAKMNDPVESRLRCFCMTDDKVDKTLEQQENFEEVARSKDIEVLEGRPIYVDCYGNLTPLTKSGQQLVLNFYAFKENRLPFCVKVRDPSQEPCGRLTFLKECKSTKGLPQTAVCNLNITLPAAKKEMESDGEDETEKPERRHTFASLALRKRYSYLAEPALKTAVERSTPAARALPAGHPHKPVFPTRPYPPWSTAPLTASGQAKLGGMGGPVIAADAPANSAAASPLKSSWPFSPTPACSPIGASMGSPLQATNLPSHDILPSSPVRSYRTIPSPIKTVIQQGQYPVQASPAFVSSGSPYKSATEPASIKSPYTSRTSPVHAIPNGYVPAKSTTTPVSPKKPYSIYSSSMPFKIDTASPASAKSLSTLSSLKTSSDSALSTRGGKTSLSSLTSTGKTTIASSELSMVNGNVSPVKYASSSSTPSSPSSRLLSERSLQERIQATTQAATSGISAAINEAIDSYSATGYGTLKSRSSPLRSAPASSAYSSLRSTAASSVPAVTSNTVTVPVYSLVSVMPETPVKPGPGSLKMALPDSLRTSPSSSMSSCVTASKINSQLKSPPYITPPIVHTAATSNQEILKDVADMKEDLMRMTAILQTDPQTAAKTVQTSRISTPRETKLEDDEPYTLVEKVKKDLVKVSEILQKDIGNESKENVEDGWEEFSVDEIEEARRNVLSDESSRLLKHQSNNDLDLAKVVDYLTNTIGASSLSKMAELKGRYEETEGEEKQKRILKPSMTIQEHKLKMPPPVSGMLRSPSEKDLSKLAEAYPGGDTILESPEELSHEQDKSPLSDSGFETRSEKTPSAPQSAESTEAKPLFTDASIPPSVSETRLEDLYSQSISDEPFFVEEPVSALPSAESGAASGSSVAPIQMTDEDSMSMCLKEETHITTTTRMVYHKPDTTEGIEEGMSVRDIMKAFQSGRDPSKELAGLFEHKANQDSVKGDELSPRFLDRDNKSKPKVERIIEVHIEKGHCTSEPTEVYIRETKKHPELYVYKGESIKELLDYDESQQEEEELIAEEYLPHFLETSRVNTPVSQEEDSRPSSAQLIADDSYKALKLLSQHSIEYCDDELSEVRGESYRFAEKMLHSEKLDSSSTRQSDDSEDSAMKTDRNQTSEQQDSPKREFVSKSSKDGSPKAGTFMQRDESPQFDKVTVLHYSTEQGSPKHAVWMRFTEDKHDRSRDKLLYEDRVDQTVKEAEEKLCEVSQFFRDKTEKLNDELQSPERKPVRRELKEPRSWPSSACSSPQKTKAGDETFSKTKLADPSVTKTFGRVLPAEKKSSSLPSSPQKSQQSKTCESEPSSPSHIKSTSKVTSVRMKFESESQKQPQSRPSKTPPPVQPKPSVKKLQESKLPVYHFFTDQKTSKVTETSQEERIQNNNEDAADSALTSPKSPKLFSNKNVPNVSPQKTFSEINSDANKVTTDVSRIDSDDVINKNLRKKSDTQIPIRTTFNSNDNDPPKKYPVTKPSQIPTLSKNKSLGASATLPNENVTFEILDNIPKDSNSNNLLCSKDILEEVITPPAAAATKENFKGIKRLPVYVSLQVGRQAEREAKGGLHAVKQKSVSGLGPLSPDDDTLEQISFIDSSGKSPVTPDTPSSEEVSYDLTAKTPDGFMELMPDKPSPIMEVPEELEQDDQGKAIISFQKTTPGIQTSISADLANANMQEALMTDNYPRLENSSILNGYDEKAGQETSKDKGVAYIEFPPPPPLDLSETSDPDRKGSCASSETETEMMEVNLQEEQEKMLIEPIIRIQPPSPVPPEVDDSQSNGDDDADEESVFHPIPSKKFTFKAPREEDQQRREKENQKKHDKNGNNNEPLIGINGSNGSNGSNGNGEDYECEQNGNDQSITDCSLATTAEFSHDTDATEIDSLDGYDLQDEDDGMYEQADLKSLAGLDSRRDVWATDSFRPLDRSFPQTKLEVIEEEKTPEECLKDQKDIASDGGNDVPKDSVDMNGQKLSAKEGFSETYFSYKLEEEFNSPFKTVATKGLDFDPWPSKGAEEDIVDMGGTQASNGEPKPFGRAVDEQSQATTPDSTPARTPTDDSTPTSEPNPFPFHEGKMFEMTRSGAIDMSKRDMVEERLQFFQIGPQSPCERTDLRMAIVADHLGLSWTELARELDFSVEEINSIRVENPNSLTAQSFMLLKKWVHRDGKNATTDTLTAVLNKINRLDIVTLLEGPIFDYGNISGTRCFADDNAVIPDQCDGYHQIDAELRTPPELNCAPPTPLCSDDFFRKGGDGVVDSPSRPSELSLVGNPPLVRVEDTSESPDNDRRAAQRRTMFEGAYAPYERQGGCPEEEDEMTQERLQSLLEDIKLEGEGLEDEEMTEEKVHAILEQVRQAEKDFCSLPGWSESDAVAAVDEATAEPGHAVEEGSPDSLVDSLEQPAPSSKKEEEEQGGDRSARRVQGKKSHS